One Microbacterium sp. No. 7 genomic window carries:
- a CDS encoding transglutaminase domain-containing protein, whose product MSGPSPASGIPLGVRAGSASFLSVIVALGAVAAWPIYRTPWFLVLVAVAWGASIAIAAWGVRRAWPPWRLVAATALAYVVLALPVAVPSALTSPDAAVRGLGAALAAPVTGWKAILTLDLPLGSYQATPAPALLLFLCVGVASLTLAWRARRLWTLAAPIALLLPVWGVVFGSSAMSPPVRVGEAVVTGPVETLVAVGAVLAALGHVVWRSNEARRRARTFAVVENDASAPARRSPGLAGRVGIAAGMLVVATLAGAITAPAVLAGQPREVLRTQVDPRLELLRDVSPLAQYRSWFTAEQYDRVLFAIDPAVPAERVRLAVLPFFDGRLARIVDPAAGEADLRTAFSRVPSTLRAAEDATVIEATVTIDALGRPWLPLAGALTSIAFDGTAATSLSDGFFYNRDAGAGVQMASSTSGMSYRFTAAVDPAAPALSALQPPEGHVRMSDAIVPASVVEWMQVQQVGTDGTALQVLIDRLRARGFLSHALLLDADAPPPWLADRGVAGFHPSRAGHSSDRIDQLFRALLDRQYEVGDAADADLVAAVGDDEQFAVAAAMIADQLGFPTRIVLGTRLAGDDDERIPSCTDGVCRGRNMTAWLEVQDASGAWVAIDVTPQSRIAPHTVHQQRNDPRNPTDVRGDNALTIPPVDSRPPEEGARDDRDDASGLDLSALWEAVRVVAIGLGAIALVLAPFVLVVAVKALRRRRRRRAGDPADRIAGGWDEYVDLAVDYGHAAPRTRTRQELAATFDAGDESARGALLATWADRSVFDAGPPSDEEGVRVWRAVEAERVRFARARGRWGRLRARVSLRSLRRRLR is encoded by the coding sequence GTGAGCGGGCCGTCGCCGGCATCCGGGATCCCGCTCGGCGTGCGCGCCGGGTCGGCGTCGTTCCTCTCCGTCATCGTCGCGCTCGGCGCGGTCGCCGCGTGGCCGATCTACCGCACACCGTGGTTCCTCGTGCTCGTCGCGGTCGCCTGGGGCGCGTCGATCGCGATCGCGGCGTGGGGCGTCCGCCGCGCGTGGCCGCCGTGGCGGCTCGTCGCGGCCACGGCGCTCGCCTACGTCGTGCTCGCGCTGCCGGTCGCCGTGCCGTCGGCCCTCACGAGCCCCGACGCGGCGGTGCGCGGCCTCGGCGCCGCGCTGGCGGCCCCCGTGACCGGCTGGAAGGCGATCCTCACGCTCGACCTGCCGCTCGGCAGCTATCAGGCGACTCCGGCCCCCGCGCTGCTCCTCTTCCTGTGCGTCGGCGTCGCGAGCCTCACGCTCGCGTGGCGGGCGCGGCGGCTGTGGACGCTCGCGGCGCCGATCGCCCTGCTGCTGCCCGTGTGGGGCGTCGTGTTCGGCTCGAGCGCGATGAGCCCGCCCGTGCGCGTCGGCGAGGCGGTCGTGACCGGCCCCGTCGAGACGCTCGTCGCCGTCGGCGCCGTGCTGGCCGCGCTCGGCCACGTCGTGTGGCGCTCGAACGAGGCGCGCCGCCGCGCGCGCACGTTCGCCGTGGTGGAGAACGACGCGTCCGCCCCGGCCCGCCGCTCCCCGGGCCTCGCCGGGCGGGTCGGCATCGCCGCCGGGATGCTCGTGGTCGCGACGCTGGCCGGCGCGATCACCGCCCCCGCGGTGCTCGCGGGCCAGCCGCGCGAGGTGCTGCGCACGCAGGTGGACCCCCGCCTCGAGCTGCTGCGCGACGTCAGCCCGCTCGCCCAGTACCGCTCGTGGTTCACGGCCGAGCAGTACGACCGCGTGCTGTTCGCGATCGACCCCGCCGTGCCCGCCGAGCGCGTGCGCCTCGCGGTGCTGCCCTTCTTCGACGGACGCCTCGCCCGCATCGTCGACCCGGCGGCGGGCGAGGCCGATCTGCGCACGGCGTTCTCCCGCGTGCCGTCGACGCTGCGCGCCGCCGAGGACGCGACCGTCATCGAGGCGACGGTGACCATCGACGCCCTCGGCCGCCCGTGGCTGCCCCTCGCGGGCGCCCTCACCTCGATCGCGTTCGACGGGACGGCCGCGACGTCGCTCAGCGACGGGTTCTTCTACAATCGCGACGCCGGCGCCGGCGTGCAGATGGCGTCGTCCACGTCGGGCATGTCGTACCGCTTCACGGCCGCGGTCGACCCCGCGGCGCCCGCGCTCAGCGCCCTGCAGCCCCCGGAGGGGCACGTGCGCATGAGCGACGCGATCGTGCCCGCCTCGGTCGTCGAGTGGATGCAGGTGCAGCAGGTCGGCACCGACGGCACCGCGCTGCAGGTGCTCATCGACCGGCTGCGCGCGCGGGGCTTCCTCAGCCACGCGCTCCTGCTCGACGCCGACGCCCCGCCGCCGTGGCTCGCCGACCGGGGCGTCGCCGGCTTCCACCCGAGCCGCGCGGGCCATTCCTCCGACCGCATCGACCAGCTCTTCCGCGCGCTGCTCGACCGGCAGTACGAGGTGGGCGACGCCGCCGACGCCGACCTCGTCGCCGCGGTCGGCGACGACGAGCAGTTCGCCGTCGCCGCCGCGATGATCGCCGACCAGCTCGGCTTCCCGACCCGGATCGTGCTCGGCACGCGACTCGCGGGCGACGACGACGAGCGCATCCCGTCGTGCACCGACGGCGTCTGCCGCGGGCGCAACATGACGGCCTGGCTCGAGGTGCAGGACGCGTCGGGCGCGTGGGTCGCGATCGACGTGACGCCGCAGAGCCGGATCGCCCCGCACACCGTGCACCAGCAGCGCAACGATCCGCGCAACCCGACCGACGTGCGCGGCGACAACGCGCTGACGATCCCGCCCGTCGACTCCCGCCCGCCCGAGGAGGGCGCGCGCGACGACCGCGACGACGCGTCGGGCCTCGACCTGAGCGCCCTCTGGGAGGCCGTGCGGGTCGTCGCGATCGGGCTGGGCGCGATCGCGCTCGTGCTCGCGCCGTTCGTGCTCGTCGTGGCCGTGAAGGCGCTGCGACGCCGGCGGCGACGCCGTGCTGGCGACCCCGCCGATCGCATCGCCGGCGGATGGGACGAGTACGTCGACCTCGCGGTCGACTACGGGCACGCGGCGCCGCGCACCCGCACGCGCCAGGAGCTCGCGGCGACGTTCGACGCGGGCGACGAGAGCGCGCGCGGCGCCCTGCTCGCGACGTGGGCCGACCGCAGCGTCTTCGACGCCGGCCCACCGAGCGACGAGGAGGGGGTGCGCGTGTGGCGGGCGGTCGAGGCCGAGCGCGTGCGCTTCGCGAGAGCCCGCGGGCGCTGGGGCCGCCTGCGGGCGCGCGTGTCGCTGCGGTCGCTGCGTCGCCGCCTCCGGTGA
- a CDS encoding DUF58 domain-containing protein, with protein sequence MSLPTRYRADSPGAAIAVRGARAGRRLRAALSRAWRAVADTVRPAGWLLAGVAVAGIGLGMPFGWREFVVAGLLAAALLAMSLFFLSGARAYEVALELDGDHVVAGGRIEGRITVRGAGRAVTLPARIDVPVGDGLVDVTVPLLRAGRVYEASFSVPAHRRGVVEVGPAHAVRGDPLGILAREARWDHVHEVYVHPRTTPLLSTNAGLLRDLEGRSSAAITDDDISFHALREYQPGDEQRQIHWKSTARSGQLMVRQYEETRRSSMLVVLALGADEYGADDEFELAVSAAASLGIRGLRDGRDLHVVVSGDVPAFARRSVRSIRSLPALTARTLLDALTAVERDDAINPMTDVAALAAESTSDVSVAFLVCGSTQTARTVQAAALAFPPQVAVVAVVCNPEAEPRLRRLGPISVVSIGLIDDLRQVLSRGAQS encoded by the coding sequence GTGAGCCTGCCCACCCGCTACCGGGCCGACAGCCCCGGGGCCGCGATCGCGGTGCGCGGCGCGCGCGCCGGCCGCCGGCTGCGCGCGGCGCTGTCGCGGGCGTGGCGCGCCGTCGCCGACACCGTGCGGCCCGCGGGCTGGCTGCTCGCCGGCGTCGCCGTCGCCGGGATCGGGCTCGGGATGCCGTTCGGCTGGCGCGAGTTCGTCGTCGCGGGGCTGCTCGCGGCGGCGCTGCTGGCGATGTCGCTGTTCTTCCTGTCGGGCGCGCGCGCCTACGAGGTCGCGCTCGAGCTCGACGGCGACCACGTCGTGGCCGGCGGCCGCATCGAGGGCCGGATCACGGTGCGGGGCGCCGGCCGCGCCGTCACGCTGCCGGCCCGCATCGACGTGCCCGTCGGCGACGGGCTCGTCGACGTGACCGTGCCGCTGCTGCGCGCCGGTCGCGTCTATGAGGCCTCGTTCTCGGTGCCGGCGCACCGCCGCGGCGTCGTCGAGGTCGGCCCTGCGCACGCCGTGCGCGGCGACCCCCTCGGCATCCTCGCCCGGGAGGCCCGCTGGGATCACGTGCACGAGGTGTACGTGCACCCGCGGACGACGCCGCTGCTCTCGACCAACGCGGGCCTGCTCCGCGATCTCGAGGGCCGCAGCTCCGCGGCGATCACCGACGACGACATCTCGTTCCACGCACTGCGCGAGTATCAGCCGGGCGACGAGCAGCGGCAGATCCACTGGAAGTCGACGGCTCGCAGCGGTCAGCTCATGGTGCGCCAGTACGAGGAGACGCGCCGCTCGAGCATGCTCGTCGTGCTCGCGCTCGGCGCCGACGAGTACGGGGCGGACGACGAGTTCGAGCTCGCGGTCAGCGCGGCGGCGTCGCTCGGCATCCGCGGACTGCGCGACGGCCGCGACCTGCACGTCGTGGTGAGCGGCGACGTGCCGGCGTTCGCGCGGCGCAGCGTGCGCTCGATCCGCAGCCTGCCGGCGCTGACGGCGCGCACGCTGCTCGACGCGCTCACCGCGGTCGAACGCGACGACGCGATCAACCCGATGACCGACGTGGCCGCGCTCGCCGCCGAGTCGACCTCCGACGTCTCGGTCGCCTTCCTGGTGTGCGGCTCGACGCAGACCGCGCGCACCGTGCAGGCCGCCGCGCTGGCCTTCCCGCCGCAGGTGGCGGTCGTCGCCGTCGTGTGCAACCCCGAGGCGGAGCCGCGGCTGCGACGCCTCGGCCCCATCTCCGTCGTGTCGATCGGCCTCATCGACGATCTGCGGCAGGTGCTCTCCCGGGGGGCGCAGTCGTGA
- a CDS encoding AAA family ATPase, translated as MTVTPEQTAWFEETFRALADNVENVVLGKRHVVELALTAMVSEGHLLLEDVPGTGKTSLARAIAQCVQGTSSRIQFTPDLLPGDVTGITVYDQRAGEFEFRKGPVFANIVLADEINRASPKTQSALLEVMEERQVTVDGVTRPVGAPFLVVATQNPVEQAGTYRLPEAQLDRFLLKTSLGYPDHAATLRILETSGAPRRELPAVVTSKGMTSMTEVARDVYLNPLVLDYVARIVEATRLAREVRLGASVRGAIALTKAAKTWAIAHGRGYVTPDDIKALAEPVLAHRLILDAEAEFDGVTAGAVVGQILLDTEPPRSREPG; from the coding sequence ATGACCGTCACCCCGGAGCAGACCGCGTGGTTCGAGGAGACCTTCCGCGCGCTCGCCGACAACGTCGAGAACGTCGTGCTCGGAAAGCGCCACGTCGTCGAGCTCGCGCTCACGGCGATGGTCTCCGAGGGGCACCTGCTGCTCGAAGACGTGCCGGGCACCGGGAAGACCTCGCTCGCGCGCGCGATCGCGCAGTGCGTGCAGGGCACGAGCTCGCGCATCCAGTTCACGCCCGACCTCCTGCCCGGCGACGTGACCGGCATCACCGTCTACGACCAGCGCGCGGGCGAGTTCGAGTTCCGCAAGGGCCCCGTGTTCGCCAACATCGTGCTCGCCGACGAGATCAACCGGGCATCGCCCAAGACGCAGTCCGCGCTGCTGGAGGTCATGGAGGAGCGCCAGGTCACCGTCGACGGGGTCACCCGGCCCGTGGGCGCGCCGTTCCTCGTCGTCGCGACGCAGAACCCCGTGGAGCAGGCCGGCACCTATCGGCTGCCCGAGGCGCAGCTCGACCGCTTCCTGCTCAAGACGAGCCTGGGCTACCCCGACCACGCGGCGACCCTGCGCATCCTCGAGACGAGCGGCGCGCCGAGACGCGAGCTGCCCGCCGTCGTCACCAGCAAGGGGATGACGAGCATGACCGAGGTCGCCCGCGACGTGTACCTGAACCCGCTCGTGCTCGACTACGTCGCCCGCATCGTCGAGGCGACGCGGCTCGCGCGCGAGGTGCGGCTGGGCGCGAGCGTGCGCGGCGCGATCGCCCTCACGAAGGCGGCCAAGACGTGGGCGATCGCGCACGGTCGCGGCTATGTCACGCCCGACGACATCAAGGCGCTCGCCGAGCCCGTGCTGGCGCATCGGCTCATCCTCGACGCCGAGGCCGAGTTCGACGGCGTCACGGCGGGCGCCGTCGTCGGCCAGATCCTGCTCGACACCGAGCCGCCGCGTTCGCGAGAGCCCGGGTGA
- a CDS encoding Ig-like domain-containing protein produces MAAPGGTRLRRRLGVAASVAALAVGFVLAVVWPGYDAQQTPLHGGSVWVLQNGTGSAYARVNLELGEIDTVKPVENGNALAQSSDRLLVFSDGGTRYADVDPALPAALTSANGDAFAPTPAGTVEIDAAGDVVAFRTDAGDVYTTTLSGDGPARLIDPYADASEPGARFAADALAVDDGGIVYAYAARDGLMLRADARTGRVLGLDAVPAGLGPVQLSGSGGRWLLFDEGGDELWLRGRDTPLTAGASGDARVQRAVSHEDDVYIADSAGLLRVDVGDGTVARVAEAAGTPVAPVHADGETVAAWLGESGGQMWSSRTGMLVPLDYGDGALGDEIDAVFVVNGTRVALNERRSGWVWTVPDGRLVASSQRWTIDDRTETVVHDDVEAERVIDPRPPVAVDDDFGVRAGTTVRLPVLLNDHDPNEDVLAIDPASLETADPAFGEVALAGAEQEIVMHVAPDATGTTTLSYRADDGTASSGLVSAPATVTVRVVPDDVNSAPVWCGVEGCVARWPSPEIAPGGTISLDVLDDWVDHEGDPVYLAGATILAGGGTIASSPDGTLTYQHPGAAASDAAVVSIAVLVSDTRGARTAKELTVAVTSTVALEAGSFAVTGVAGEPVAIDVGAHVRGGSGPVELAGAVALDEAHSSVTTGPSPLGAVFHAPHPGSYSVQYTVRDAGSEATGLIRVVVRDPASARVSTPPVTAFVRPNEDATVDVLAAVANPAGLVLLVSDILPRSDPFATLGVDLVGQSLLRVSGSTDDGEPGRLGIVRYTISDGTGRPETTTTGELTVVLLPSATAEPPIAIDDAVTVRAGDQVDIPVLDNDTAPAGALIGVDPSRVVNESGGGLAFATSRVVRYFAPEEPGTYAIGYTIYRLGFPEVTASARVLVTVTGDEDNHSPMPGVLEGRVLSGQSVRVPFSSFGIDPDGDAAVLDRVLEQPAHGSATVAPEGDAIVYTSPAGFSGQVRFSYQVRDARGATGSAEVRIGVLDALTDARPVTYSDYVQIRAGADSWAVLRPADNDIDPSGKKLTLESVRPAAPSGSLEHERLAARIGELDDDAVRIAAGPDLGTYAYEYTVRNATGDTAVGLIVVKVVRDRVPDYPTVADTALTAESREDFPRGVDVLTGKVSWTAGDVDDLTVTLWGEHPGIRVSGSRISGPVPDEPLLIPFEVSGTAFDGETVSSYGFLRVPGTRDLRLTLRAQTPPLPVTEGETAELDMAGVVAGFGSRALEIDPQGVRTGGARAEASCTLVSGTTIRYEAGWGAPWSDTCVVPIRVASQDTYTHLTVRVEVQAARSQPVLRSASLTLSPGDSVEYDLDAMVSWSGSEDWDTIAYALAYDGDQFDVQQTWSRVTVTARESARPGREESIMVSLPSHGQTASAALNLTVGPAVQTRPQGGTAEASCSQAGDSTECDIVVIGAPGEVNPLPGAPLQAVAVTGSDNCPDVGFTLLDAETVRASWPAGRSGASECTGSFVVEDAQGRRSSGDRDGRVILDLQGLPAAPARVDWTAFDPATVTLRAIAGAGSHPAVTGYEVSRDGEVVATCDAAGVCPPIEAPAGVPAAYAVRAVSPVGLSRDAVTVEAWPYRAPAPPTEATFAPVPAGGEGGRVTITLSGIDPSTGQLRIAGGRGGPVVVDAEGRETVVVRDYDVGSNLPVTLTATPLTAHPLPPIPGGAQEGSALQFTAHGVGAPRIETQIRADRGRVTVSVSAVYQDLGTEMRYGFSTDESSCSATGRASSATFDAPLWEVFRVWTCAQSVWADGTDGFGTVTQAASIRPTGPIAAPPALTYAIEAEPRGVEGGYEYRLVPPVAPSTPPHREAALVYESDGAPLSPFALEVNRPPGTLTARWCDTGGDPAAPVCSDPAPVTARGSALYPVRVSAPDVQCTAQDATAPAWTPAGIDRSDVTVTTAVVRTGDVTQRITYTLAWTNRLTGLQPVAFTIGCAP; encoded by the coding sequence ATGGCGGCACCCGGCGGCACCCGGCTGCGGCGGCGTCTCGGCGTCGCCGCGTCGGTCGCGGCGCTCGCCGTCGGGTTCGTGCTGGCGGTCGTGTGGCCGGGCTACGACGCGCAGCAGACGCCCCTGCACGGCGGCAGCGTGTGGGTCCTGCAGAACGGCACCGGCAGCGCCTACGCGCGCGTGAACCTGGAGCTGGGCGAGATCGACACCGTCAAGCCGGTCGAGAACGGCAACGCGCTGGCGCAGTCGTCCGACCGGCTGCTCGTGTTCAGCGACGGCGGCACGCGCTATGCCGACGTCGATCCCGCCCTCCCCGCCGCGCTCACCTCCGCGAACGGCGACGCGTTCGCGCCGACGCCCGCGGGCACGGTCGAGATCGACGCCGCGGGTGACGTCGTCGCGTTCCGCACCGACGCGGGCGACGTCTACACGACGACGCTGTCGGGCGACGGGCCGGCCCGGCTGATCGACCCCTACGCCGACGCGTCCGAGCCGGGCGCCCGCTTCGCCGCCGACGCGCTGGCCGTCGACGACGGCGGCATCGTCTACGCCTACGCCGCGCGCGACGGGCTCATGCTGCGCGCCGACGCGCGCACGGGCCGCGTGCTGGGCCTGGATGCCGTGCCCGCGGGCCTCGGCCCGGTGCAGCTGTCCGGATCGGGCGGCCGCTGGCTGCTGTTCGACGAGGGCGGCGACGAGCTGTGGCTGCGCGGGCGCGACACGCCGCTGACCGCCGGCGCCAGCGGCGATGCGCGCGTGCAGCGGGCCGTGTCGCACGAGGACGACGTCTACATCGCCGACAGCGCGGGGCTGCTGCGGGTCGACGTCGGCGACGGCACGGTCGCACGCGTCGCCGAGGCCGCGGGCACGCCCGTCGCGCCGGTGCACGCGGACGGTGAGACGGTCGCCGCCTGGCTGGGCGAGAGCGGCGGGCAGATGTGGTCGAGCCGCACGGGCATGCTCGTGCCCCTCGACTACGGCGACGGCGCGCTCGGCGACGAGATCGACGCCGTCTTCGTCGTGAACGGCACGCGGGTCGCCCTCAACGAGCGCCGCAGCGGCTGGGTGTGGACGGTGCCCGACGGGCGGCTCGTCGCGTCGTCGCAGCGCTGGACGATCGACGATCGCACCGAGACCGTCGTGCACGACGACGTCGAGGCGGAGCGGGTGATCGATCCGCGCCCGCCCGTCGCCGTCGACGACGACTTCGGCGTGCGCGCGGGCACGACGGTGCGCCTGCCCGTGCTGCTCAACGACCACGATCCCAACGAGGACGTGCTCGCGATCGACCCCGCGTCGCTGGAGACGGCGGACCCCGCGTTCGGGGAGGTCGCCCTCGCGGGCGCCGAGCAGGAGATCGTGATGCACGTCGCGCCGGATGCCACGGGCACGACGACGCTCTCGTACCGCGCCGACGACGGCACCGCGAGCAGCGGCCTCGTCTCGGCGCCGGCGACCGTCACGGTGCGGGTCGTGCCGGACGACGTGAACTCGGCGCCGGTGTGGTGCGGCGTGGAGGGGTGCGTCGCCCGCTGGCCCTCGCCCGAGATCGCGCCGGGCGGCACGATCAGCCTCGACGTGCTCGACGACTGGGTCGATCACGAGGGCGACCCGGTCTATCTCGCCGGCGCGACGATCCTCGCGGGCGGCGGCACGATCGCCTCCTCGCCCGACGGCACGCTCACCTACCAGCATCCCGGTGCCGCGGCGTCCGACGCCGCCGTCGTCAGCATCGCCGTGCTCGTCTCCGACACGCGCGGCGCGAGGACGGCGAAGGAGCTCACCGTCGCCGTGACGTCGACGGTCGCGCTCGAGGCCGGCTCGTTCGCCGTCACGGGCGTCGCCGGCGAGCCCGTCGCGATCGACGTCGGCGCGCACGTGCGCGGCGGCTCGGGACCCGTGGAGCTCGCCGGCGCCGTCGCGCTCGACGAGGCCCACTCCTCGGTCACGACGGGCCCCTCGCCGCTGGGGGCGGTCTTCCACGCCCCGCACCCGGGCTCGTACTCGGTGCAGTACACCGTGCGCGACGCGGGCTCGGAGGCGACGGGGCTGATCCGCGTGGTCGTGCGCGACCCCGCGTCGGCGCGCGTCTCCACGCCGCCCGTGACGGCGTTCGTGCGCCCCAACGAGGATGCCACGGTCGACGTGCTCGCCGCCGTCGCCAACCCCGCGGGCCTCGTGCTGCTCGTCAGCGACATCCTGCCGCGCAGCGATCCGTTCGCGACCCTCGGGGTCGACCTCGTCGGCCAGAGCCTGCTGCGCGTCAGCGGCTCGACCGACGACGGCGAGCCCGGGCGCCTCGGCATCGTGCGGTACACCATCTCCGACGGCACGGGACGCCCCGAGACGACGACGACCGGCGAGCTGACGGTCGTGCTGCTCCCCTCGGCGACCGCCGAGCCGCCGATCGCGATCGACGACGCCGTGACCGTGCGCGCGGGCGATCAGGTCGACATCCCCGTGCTCGACAACGACACGGCGCCCGCGGGGGCGCTCATCGGCGTGGACCCGTCGCGCGTGGTCAACGAGAGCGGCGGCGGTCTCGCCTTCGCGACCTCGCGCGTCGTGCGCTACTTCGCCCCCGAGGAGCCCGGCACCTACGCGATCGGCTACACGATCTACCGCCTCGGCTTCCCCGAGGTCACCGCGTCGGCGCGCGTGCTCGTGACGGTCACGGGCGACGAGGACAACCACTCCCCCATGCCGGGCGTGCTGGAGGGCCGCGTGCTGAGCGGGCAGTCGGTGCGCGTGCCGTTCTCGTCGTTCGGCATCGACCCCGACGGCGACGCGGCCGTGCTCGACCGCGTGCTCGAGCAGCCCGCGCACGGCTCCGCGACGGTCGCGCCCGAGGGGGATGCCATCGTGTACACGAGCCCGGCCGGCTTCAGCGGCCAGGTGCGGTTCAGCTACCAGGTGCGCGACGCGCGCGGCGCGACGGGCTCCGCCGAGGTGCGCATCGGCGTGCTCGACGCGCTGACCGACGCCCGGCCGGTCACCTACAGCGACTACGTGCAGATCCGTGCGGGCGCGGACAGCTGGGCCGTGCTGCGCCCCGCCGACAACGACATCGATCCGTCGGGAAAGAAGCTCACGCTCGAGTCGGTGCGGCCGGCCGCGCCGAGCGGCAGCCTCGAGCACGAGCGGCTCGCCGCGCGCATCGGCGAGCTCGACGACGACGCCGTGCGCATCGCCGCGGGGCCCGATCTCGGCACCTACGCGTACGAGTACACGGTGCGCAACGCGACGGGCGACACGGCCGTCGGCCTCATCGTCGTCAAGGTCGTGCGCGACCGCGTGCCCGACTATCCGACCGTCGCCGACACCGCCCTCACCGCCGAGAGCCGGGAGGACTTCCCGCGCGGCGTCGACGTGCTCACCGGCAAGGTCTCGTGGACGGCGGGCGACGTCGACGACCTCACGGTCACGCTGTGGGGCGAGCACCCCGGCATCCGCGTCTCGGGCTCGCGCATCTCGGGCCCCGTGCCCGACGAGCCCCTGCTGATCCCCTTCGAGGTGAGCGGCACGGCGTTCGACGGCGAGACGGTGTCGTCGTACGGCTTCCTGCGCGTGCCCGGCACGCGCGACCTCCGGCTCACGCTGCGGGCGCAGACGCCGCCGCTCCCCGTCACCGAGGGCGAGACGGCCGAGCTCGACATGGCGGGCGTGGTCGCCGGCTTCGGCTCGCGCGCGCTGGAGATCGACCCGCAGGGCGTGCGCACGGGCGGGGCGCGCGCCGAGGCGTCGTGCACGCTCGTCTCGGGCACGACGATCCGCTACGAGGCCGGGTGGGGCGCGCCCTGGTCGGACACGTGCGTCGTGCCGATCCGCGTCGCCTCCCAGGACACCTACACGCACCTGACCGTGCGCGTCGAGGTGCAGGCCGCGCGTTCGCAGCCCGTGCTGCGCAGCGCCTCGCTGACCCTGTCGCCGGGCGACTCGGTCGAGTACGACCTCGACGCGATGGTGTCGTGGTCGGGCAGCGAGGACTGGGACACGATCGCCTACGCGCTCGCCTACGACGGCGACCAGTTCGACGTGCAGCAGACGTGGTCGCGCGTGACCGTGACGGCGCGCGAGTCGGCGCGCCCGGGCCGCGAGGAGTCGATCATGGTGTCGCTCCCCTCGCACGGGCAGACGGCGTCGGCGGCGCTGAACCTCACGGTGGGCCCGGCCGTGCAGACGCGCCCGCAGGGCGGCACGGCCGAGGCGTCGTGCTCGCAGGCCGGCGACAGCACCGAGTGCGACATCGTCGTCATCGGGGCGCCCGGCGAGGTCAACCCGCTGCCCGGAGCGCCGCTGCAGGCCGTGGCCGTGACCGGATCGGACAACTGCCCCGACGTGGGGTTCACGCTGCTCGACGCCGAGACGGTGCGCGCGAGCTGGCCCGCGGGCCGGTCGGGGGCCTCGGAGTGCACGGGCTCGTTCGTGGTCGAGGACGCCCAGGGCCGCCGGTCGAGCGGCGACCGCGACGGACGCGTGATCCTCGATCTGCAGGGCCTGCCCGCGGCGCCGGCGCGCGTCGACTGGACGGCGTTCGATCCCGCGACCGTCACGCTGCGGGCGATCGCCGGGGCGGGCTCGCATCCCGCCGTCACGGGCTACGAGGTGAGCCGCGACGGCGAGGTCGTCGCGACGTGCGACGCCGCCGGCGTGTGCCCGCCGATCGAGGCGCCCGCCGGCGTTCCCGCCGCCTACGCGGTGCGCGCGGTGAGCCCCGTCGGCCTCTCGCGCGACGCTGTCACGGTGGAGGCGTGGCCGTACCGCGCGCCGGCGCCGCCCACCGAGGCGACGTTCGCGCCCGTGCCCGCGGGCGGCGAGGGCGGCCGGGTCACGATCACGCTCTCCGGCATCGACCCGAGCACGGGACAGCTGCGCATCGCGGGCGGGCGCGGCGGCCCGGTCGTCGTCGACGCCGAGGGACGCGAGACGGTCGTCGTGCGCGACTACGACGTGGGCTCGAACCTCCCCGTGACGCTCACGGCCACCCCGCTCACGGCGCACCCGCTGCCGCCGATCCCCGGCGGCGCGCAGGAGGGCAGCGCCCTGCAGTTCACGGCGCACGGCGTGGGCGCGCCGCGCATCGAGACGCAGATCCGCGCCGACCGCGGCCGCGTCACGGTGTCGGTCTCGGCCGTGTACCAGGACCTCGGCACCGAGATGCGCTACGGGTTCAGCACCGACGAGTCGTCGTGCTCGGCCACCGGGCGCGCGTCGTCGGCGACCTTCGACGCGCCGCTGTGGGAGGTGTTCCGGGTGTGGACGTGCGCGCAGAGCGTGTGGGCCGACGGCACCGACGGCTTCGGCACCGTGACGCAGGCGGCCTCCATCCGCCCGACCGGTCCGATCGCGGCGCCCCCCGCCCTCACCTACGCGATCGAGGCCGAGCCCCGCGGCGTCGAGGGCGGCTACGAGTACCGGCTCGTGCCGCCCGTCGCGCCGAGCACGCCCCCGCATCGCGAGGCGGCGCTCGTGTACGAGAGCGACGGCGCCCCGCTGTCGCCGTTCGCGCTCGAGGTCAACCGGCCGCCGGGCACGCTCACGGCGCGCTGGTGCGACACGGGCGGAGACCCGGCCGCGCCCGTCTGCTCCGACCCCGCTCCCGTGACCGCCCGCGGCAGCGCCCTCTACCCCGTGCGCGTGAGCGCGCCCGACGTGCAGTGCACGGCGCAGGACGCGACGGCGCCCGCGTGGACGCCCGCCGGCATCGATCGCTCCGACGTCACGGTCACGACGGCGGTCGTGCGCACCGGCGACGTGACGCAGCGGATCACGTATACGCTCGCGTGGACGAACCGTCTCACGGGGCTGCAGCCGGTCGCCTTCACCATCGGCTGCGCCCCCTGA